Genomic DNA from Sphingomonas lacunae:
CACTTGGTCGGAAAGCGCGGGCGCCCGTCCAACATCCGCCACCAATCGCGCTAAGGCATCCGCCTATTCGCTGAGCCGGTCGACCTCAGCCTCACTCAGCGACCCCGGCACGATCATAACGGTTACGGGCAAGCTGCCTGAATCATGGCCGGTGAAGTGGGCGACCAGCGGCCCCGGTGGACCACTCGCCGCAGCACCCAATACCAGCGCGGCGATTTCGCTGTCTTCGGAGATTATCTCGCGCACAATGCTTGCGGCATCACCCTGCCGTACGCTGACACGCGGCATGATGGCATGGGCCGAGGCCAGCGCATTTGCTGCCGCCTTCACCACTGCTTCCGCCTTTTCCCGGGCTTCATCCTCGATCGTGGCCTGCACACCACCCCAGGCGACAAATTGAGAGGGCTCCGTCACGGCAACCAGATGGACATTGCCACCCGTGCGTTGGGCCCGGCGCGCGGCAAAGCGCTGTGCCAATCGGGCTTCGTTACTGTCATCGACGACGACCAGATAGGTCCGCATCGCATCAATCCCCTGCCTGTGTAGGAACGGCCAAGCTGCGCCGGAATTCGTATAAAGACAAGCGGGGAACCCGGATCAACGGCAAAGCGCTTGACCCGGAAGGGTTGATCGGTTGAACAGCCCCCATGACGCAGCGTCATTCCCGCGCTAAGGGTGTGGCGAACAAGACAGAGGATAGCGACACCCATGCCCGTCGAACTCAGGATGCCGGCCCTTTCCCCGACAATGGAAGAAGGCACACTTGCCCGTTGGCTGGTCAAGGAAGGCGACAGCATCTCTTCGGGCGATCTCCTCGCAGAGATTGAGACCGACAAGGCGACCATGGAGTTTGAATCGATCGACGAAGGCACGGTCACGCAAATCCTCGTTCCCGCCGGCACGGAAAATGTGAAGGTGGGGCAGGTCATCGCCATCATCGCCGCCGAGGGTGAGGATGCCAGCGCCGCTCCCGCTGCCAAGGTTGCGACGTTCCCTGCCGCTGAGCCTTCACCTGCACCAGCTCCTGCTGCCACTCAAACGACATCTGCTCAGACCCCGGCGCCGAGGCCCGCTGAAGCCCCCACAGGCACCCGTATCAAGGCATCGCCACTGGCCAAGCGCATCGCCGCCGCCAAAGGCGTTGACCTGGCCAGTATCAGCGGCACGGGCCCCAATGGCCGCATCGTCAAGGCCGATGTCGATGGTGCCAGCCCGGCACAGGCTTCAACAGCCCCGGCCATACAGCCTGCGACCTTCTCCTCGCCCGCGGCCACTCCTGTCGCGCTCCCCGATTTCGGTATCCCGCACGAGGACGTCAAACTGTCCAACATGCGCAAGACCATTGCCCGCCGCCTCGCCCAGTCGATGCAGGAGGCGCCGCATATCTATCTCTCTGTCGATGTCCGGCTTGATGCCTTGCTCAAGCTTCGCGCTGACCTCAACGCCAGCCTCGAAGCACGCGGTATCAAGCTGTCGGTCAACGATATGCTGATCAAGGCGCTAGCGCTGGCGCTTGAACAGGTTCCGCAGTGCAACGTCAGCTTTGTGGGCGATACCTTGCGCCAATACCACCGCGCCGACATTTCGGTCGCGGTCAGCATCCCTGGCGGCCTGATCACCCCCATCGTCGCCAATGCCGACGCCAAGTCGCTCTCCGCCATCGCCACGGAGATGAACGACCTCGCCGCCCGGGCCAAGGCGGGCAAGCTGCAACCCAGCGAGTATCAGGGCGGCACTGCCTCGATTTCGAATATGGGTATGATGGGGATCAAGCAGTTCACCGCAGTCATCAACCCGCCGCAAGCCATGATCCTTGCCGTCGGCGCGGGGGAAAAGCGCCCCTATATCGTCGACGACGCCCTGTCGGTCGCCACAGTGATGACCTGCACCGGCAGTTTCGACCACCGCGCCATCGACGGCGCTGACGGCGCGCAGTTGATGAGCGCCTTCAAGGCTTTAGTGGAAAAGCCCTTGGGACTGGTGGCCTGATCTGCCCGTTTGCTCGTGAGTGATAGCTGACAGATTGCGGAGTATATTTGTGACCACCACCTACGACCTCATCGTTCTCGGCTCCGGTCCCGGCGGCTATGTCGCCGCCATCCGCGCGGCACAGTTGGGGCTGAAAACCGCGATTGTCGAGCGAGAGAGTCTGGGCGGCATCTGCCTCAACTGGGGCTGCATCCCGACCAAGGCACTGCTGCGCTCGGCCGAAATCTATCATTATATGCGGCATGCCGGTGATTATGGTCTGATCGCGCAGGGGATCAGCGCGGACATCGACGCGGTGGTCAAGCGCTCGCGGGGGGTCGCCAAACAGCTAAATCAGGGCGTCACCCACCTGATGAAGAAGAACAAGATCGCCGTTCACATGGGTGAGGGCGTCCTGACCGCTCCGGGAAAGCTGACGGTGACCAAGGACGGCAAAAGCGAAGAGCTGTCTGCCAAAAACATCATCATCGCTACCGGCGC
This window encodes:
- a CDS encoding universal stress protein, which translates into the protein MRTYLVVVDDSNEARLAQRFAARRAQRTGGNVHLVAVTEPSQFVAWGGVQATIEDEAREKAEAVVKAAANALASAHAIMPRVSVRQGDAASIVREIISEDSEIAALVLGAAASGPPGPLVAHFTGHDSGSLPVTVMIVPGSLSEAEVDRLSE
- a CDS encoding pyruvate dehydrogenase complex dihydrolipoamide acetyltransferase; its protein translation is MPVELRMPALSPTMEEGTLARWLVKEGDSISSGDLLAEIETDKATMEFESIDEGTVTQILVPAGTENVKVGQVIAIIAAEGEDASAAPAAKVATFPAAEPSPAPAPAATQTTSAQTPAPRPAEAPTGTRIKASPLAKRIAAAKGVDLASISGTGPNGRIVKADVDGASPAQASTAPAIQPATFSSPAATPVALPDFGIPHEDVKLSNMRKTIARRLAQSMQEAPHIYLSVDVRLDALLKLRADLNASLEARGIKLSVNDMLIKALALALEQVPQCNVSFVGDTLRQYHRADISVAVSIPGGLITPIVANADAKSLSAIATEMNDLAARAKAGKLQPSEYQGGTASISNMGMMGIKQFTAVINPPQAMILAVGAGEKRPYIVDDALSVATVMTCTGSFDHRAIDGADGAQLMSAFKALVEKPLGLVA